Part of the Thermoleophilia bacterium genome, GTAACGTGCGTGTATCCATCCGCCATCGGAAACTCCTGATCCGGGTACGTCGAACGAGCCTACCAGCGCACACCCCAGCACCCCGGTCTCACTCCCCGAAGAGAATGGCCTCAAGGCCCAGCGTCACGCCCGGGCGATCCCCCACCGCACGAATGCCCTGAAGGACACCCGGCATGAAACTCGCACGCGACAGAGTGTCGTGCCGGATCGACAACGTCTCGTCGTGACCCCCGAGCACCACCTCCTGATGGGCGACGAGGCCCGGAAGGCGTACCGAGTGGATGACCACATCCCCCTCCATCATCTCCGCCGTGCGGATGGACGTCCCCGAGGGTGCGTCGACCTTGCCGTCGTGATGGAGTTCGATGATCTCCGCACGCTGCATATGGCGCGACGCTTCGGCCGCGAAGCGCATCATGAGAACGGCCCCAATGGCGAAGTTCGGTGCCACGAGCAAGTTGGCGGGGCCGCCGTCCGCGGTTACGCGAAGCGCGTCCATCTGAGCCCCGGTGAGCCCCGTGGTTCCTACAACAACGTGCACACCCGCATCGAGACAGGCCGTCGTCGTGGCGAAGACGACGTCGGGGTGGGTGAAGTCCACCGCGACGTCGGGGGATGCGGCGGTGATGGCCTCCGCGACACTCACGAATGCGGGTGGTGCCTGGCCCGCGAGCACCGGGTCGACCGTCGCCACGAGATCCATGTCCGCGGCCACCGTCACGGCCTCAACGACGGCCCGCCCCATCCGCCCCGCTGCGCCAACCACCATCACACGAATCATCACGCCTCCACTCCCTGTGGCGCCAACCGCCCGGCGGCCGTACGCACGACGTCGTCATTCGGCCCAATCGCCGCGACCGACATCCGTGAAGGATTCCAGAATTCGCGGGCCACTGCGCCCACGTCGTCTGCCGTCACCGCCTCGATGCGCTCCATGATCTCATCCACCTCGAGGAGTTCGGTCCCCGAGAGCACGGCGCGGCCATTGCGATGCATGCGTGTGGCCGGGCTTTCGAGCCCCAATACGAGGCGTCCCTTCAGGTGTTCACGGGCCCGGCTCAACTCCTCGGCCGGAACGGGTTCCGACCCCATACGGGACATCTCCCGTCCAACGATCTCCGCCGCCTCGGCGAGGTTGTCCTCACGGGTGCCGAGGTACACGCCCACCTGCCCCGTGTCGGCGTACCCGACCGAGTAGGTGCCGACCGAATATGCGAGCCCGCGCTTTTCCCGGATCTCTTGGAACAGGCGCGAGCTCATCGATCCACCGAGAATGACGTCGAGCACGCCCATCGCATGCCGGCGATCGTCGGATCGATCGAGACCGGGGCCGCCGAGGGCCAAGTGGTACTGCTCGGTTGGCTTCACCCGCGACACGATCGTCGGGGCTCCTGGTGCTCCCGGCACCACCTCGTGCGTCTCGGTCGTCTCTCCAAGGCCGCCGAGATACCGCTCGGACAACTCAACAAGACGCCCCTGATCGATGGAGCCACTGGCGGCCACCACGATGTTGCCCGCCGTGTAGTGGCCCCGATGAAATGCCCGGAGGTCGTCGTCCGGGACGGAGGCGATGACCTCGCGGGTACCGATCACCGGGCGCCCAAGCGGCTGGTCGGGGAACACCGCCTCCGAGATGAGATCGTTGACCAGATCACCGGGATCGTCCTCGTACATGACGATCTCCTCAAGAATGACCTGCCGCTCCTGCTCCACCTCCCGGAATGCCGGGCGGGTGAGCATGTCGGCGATCACCTCGAAGGCCACCTCGAGGTGCTCATCGAGCACTCGCGTGTACACAACCGTGTGATCGCGCCCGGTCGCCGCGTTGATCTCTCCGCCCAGACCGTCGAACAACTCGGCGATCTGTGCGGCGGAGTAGCGGTCGGTGCCCTTGAACAGGAGGTGCTCGATGAAGTGGGAAATCCCACCCTCCGACGCCCGTTCGAAGCGGGACCCGACGCCGATCCAGAATCCGAGCGCAACCGAGCGCACCCCCGCGAGGGGCTCCGAAATAATCCGGAGCCCCTCGCGGGTGGTGTCGAGCGCTCGGTCCCCGGTCACTCGGCGACGTCAGACGCGGACAGGCGGCGGCGGCGGCGCGGGCGACCAGCGGCGTCGTCGTCACCGTCCCCCGTCTCGGCATCCCCGTCGGGGGTTCCGCCCGGAGCCGGCACGGAATCGTCGTTGAGCAAGCGCAGGCCGATACGACCGCGGGCCCGATCCACTTCCTCCACGCGCACATCCACGGAATCGCCACGGTTGAGGACGTCCTCCACCTTCTCCACACGGCCGGAGCCCATGTTGGAGATGTGCAGCAGTCCGTCGACTCCCTTGCTGAGTTCCACGAACGCTCCGAAGGTGGTCGTCTTCACGACCTTCGCGCCCTCATACACGTCGCCGACCTCGACATCCTTCGTCATCGAACGGATGCGCTCGACGCACTGATCGGCCTTCTCTCCTTCGACACCGTAAACGCTCACGGTTCCGTCGTCCTCGATCGAGATCTCCACCTCGAAGTCGGCCTCGAGGCCGCGGATGGTCTCGCCACCCTTGCCGATGACCATTCCGATCTTGTCGGGGTCGATCTTGATCGCCGTGATGCGCGGGGCCCACGGGGAGAGTTCCTCACGCGGAGCGGGAAGCGCCTCGGCCATGATGCCGAGGATGGTCAGGCGTGCTTCCTTCGCCTGCTGAAGTGCCTGCGTCATGATTTCGGTGGTCACGCCCTGGATCTTGATGTCCATCTGGAGCGCGGTGACGCCCTCCGATGTACCGGCCACCTTGAAGTCCATGTCACCGAGGTGGTCCTCGTCGCCCTGGATGTCGGTGAGCACGATGTGCTCACCGCCCTCCTTGATGAGGCCCATCGCAATACCGGCGACCGGGCGTCGGATCTGCACGCCCGCGTCGAGGAGGGCGAGGGAGGAACCGCACACCGACGCCATGGACGACGATCCGTTGCTCTCGAGCGTCTCGCTTACCAGCCGGAGGGTGTACGGGAAGTCCTCCGCCGACGGGATGACCGGGAGGAGGGCGCGTTCGGCGAGGGCACCGTGACCGATGTCACGACGCTTCGGCCCACGCATGAAGCCCGTCTCACCCACGCTGAAGGGCGGGAAGTTGTAGTGGTGGATGTAGCGCTTGGTGGTGTCGATCGAGAGATCGTCGAGGCGCTGCGCCTCCTTCATCGTGCCGAGTGCGAGAAGCGTGAGCACCTGCGTCTCGCCACGGGTGAAAAGACCCGATCCGTGCGTGCGGGGAGCGACGGCGGTGTCCACCCAAATCGGGCGGATTTGCTCGGCCGTGCGGCCGTCCGGGCGCTGCTTGTCGACGGCGATGCGGTGGCGGATAGTCCGCTTGACGATCGCGTCGAAGGCCCGGGAGAAGGACGCCGCCGCCTCCGGGGTCGACTCGGATCCGAGCACGGTGGCCCGTGCGGCCGCCTTCGCGTCGGAGATCATGTCCCGGCGCTCCAACTTGCCCTGTTCGCGGGTGGCCGTCTCGATCGGCGCGAGGGCGGCAGCCTCAACCGCCGCCAGCATCTCGGGGTCCACCGTCTGCGGCACGACCTCCCACTTGGGCTTGCCCGCCATCTCGCGGAGGGTGTCCTGCGCGTCACAGAGCTTCTTGATCTCGTCGTGCGCGATCTGCAGCGCCTCGATGATGTCGTCCTCCGACACCTCATTGGCACCGGCCTCGACCATCGAGATTGCTTCGCGAGTACCCGCGACAACCAGATCGAGCTTCGACTCCGCCAACTCCTGGAGGGTCGGGTTGATCACGAAGTCATCGTCGAGCATGCCGATGCGCACCGCCCCGACCGGTCCCTGGAACGGGAGTTCGGAGAGCATGAGCGCGGCTGACGCGCCGTTGATGGACAGGATGTCGAATGCGTTGACCTTGTCGATGGACAGCACCGTCGTGACGACCTGCACCTCGTTGCGGTAGCCCGTGGGCCACAACGGACGCAACGGACGGTCGGTCATGCGGCACGTCAGGATCGCGCGCTCACTGGGGCGGCTCTCCCGCTTGATGAAGCCACCGGGGATTGCCCCCTTCGCGTACATACGCTCCTCGACGTCCACCGTGAGGGGGAAGAAGTCCGCTCCCTCACGCGGCGCACGTGCCCCCACGGCCGTGACCAGCACGAGGCTGTCACCGGAGCGCACGGTCACGGATCCATTCGCCTGCTTCGCGAGACGTCCCGTCTCGAAGATGATTTCTTGGCCGCCGATGTCGGCGACGACGCGGATTGCGTCGGGTCCCTTGCCTGTCATGTTGTCCCTCGTCCCTTCATGCCGCACCACCCGGTGCGGCGCATCATGCGGCACCGCCATCCGGGCGGTCCGCCGTCATAAGCGCATCCGGCGCTCCGGTCATGTCTACCTGCGGATGCCAAGCGAGCTGGTGAGCTCGCGATACGCGTCCACATCGGTTCGTTGCAGATAACTCAGGAGGCGACGTCGGCGACCGACCATTGTCAGGAGACCGCGGCGTGAGTGATGGTCCTTCGCGTGGACCTTCAGGTGCCCCGTGAGGTGATTGATCCTCTGAGTGAGGATCGCGATCTGGACCTGGGGCGAACCCGTGTCCGTGTCATGCTGACGGTGCGGCGCCATGACGCCCGCCTTGGTTTCCTTGTCCATCTGTCTACTCCTCGTACGGCCACGGGGCAGCGATGAGCCGCACCCGGGTCAATGTCCGGGGCAGGGTATCACCGACACCGCCTGCCACCCGGGTCACGCCGTTGCCACGACCTCGCGCGTGCGCACGACGTCACTGTGCATCTGGGCGACCAACTCCGCAGGGGTCGGGAACCGGCGCTCGTTCCGAAGCCGTTCGAGGAACTCCACACGGATGCGCTCCCCGTACAGGTCCCCGCCCTCGTAGTCGAGAATGAAGGCCTCGAGGCGGCGCAAGGGGTCCTCGTCTGCGGTGAAGGTGGGTGCGTACCCGAGGTTGATCGCGGCCGGATACCGGCCCGTCGCGAGCACCACGCGCCCCGCGTACACCCCACGACCGGGCAATGCGATGTCCGACGGCACAGAGACATTTGCCGTTGGGAATCCCAGATCGCGTCCGCGACGGTCCCCCGGAACCACCATGCCCTCCACCGAGTGCGGACGGCCGAGGAGAGGGATGACGTCGGCCACCTGCCCCACGCTTACGAGGCG contains:
- a CDS encoding polyribonucleotide nucleotidyltransferase — its product is MTGKGPDAIRVVADIGGQEIIFETGRLAKQANGSVTVRSGDSLVLVTAVGARAPREGADFFPLTVDVEERMYAKGAIPGGFIKRESRPSERAILTCRMTDRPLRPLWPTGYRNEVQVVTTVLSIDKVNAFDILSINGASAALMLSELPFQGPVGAVRIGMLDDDFVINPTLQELAESKLDLVVAGTREAISMVEAGANEVSEDDIIEALQIAHDEIKKLCDAQDTLREMAGKPKWEVVPQTVDPEMLAAVEAAALAPIETATREQGKLERRDMISDAKAAARATVLGSESTPEAAASFSRAFDAIVKRTIRHRIAVDKQRPDGRTAEQIRPIWVDTAVAPRTHGSGLFTRGETQVLTLLALGTMKEAQRLDDLSIDTTKRYIHHYNFPPFSVGETGFMRGPKRRDIGHGALAERALLPVIPSAEDFPYTLRLVSETLESNGSSSMASVCGSSLALLDAGVQIRRPVAGIAMGLIKEGGEHIVLTDIQGDEDHLGDMDFKVAGTSEGVTALQMDIKIQGVTTEIMTQALQQAKEARLTILGIMAEALPAPREELSPWAPRITAIKIDPDKIGMVIGKGGETIRGLEADFEVEISIEDDGTVSVYGVEGEKADQCVERIRSMTKDVEVGDVYEGAKVVKTTTFGAFVELSKGVDGLLHISNMGSGRVEKVEDVLNRGDSVDVRVEEVDRARGRIGLRLLNDDSVPAPGGTPDGDAETGDGDDDAAGRPRRRRRLSASDVAE
- the dapB gene encoding 4-hydroxy-tetrahydrodipicolinate reductase; translation: MIRVMVVGAAGRMGRAVVEAVTVAADMDLVATVDPVLAGQAPPAFVSVAEAITAASPDVAVDFTHPDVVFATTTACLDAGVHVVVGTTGLTGAQMDALRVTADGGPANLLVAPNFAIGAVLMMRFAAEASRHMQRAEIIELHHDGKVDAPSGTSIRTAEMMEGDVVIHSVRLPGLVAHQEVVLGGHDETLSIRHDTLSRASFMPGVLQGIRAVGDRPGVTLGLEAILFGE
- the rpsO gene encoding 30S ribosomal protein S15, translating into MDKETKAGVMAPHRQHDTDTGSPQVQIAILTQRINHLTGHLKVHAKDHHSRRGLLTMVGRRRRLLSYLQRTDVDAYRELTSSLGIRR
- a CDS encoding insulinase family protein; the protein is MTGDRALDTTREGLRIISEPLAGVRSVALGFWIGVGSRFERASEGGISHFIEHLLFKGTDRYSAAQIAELFDGLGGEINAATGRDHTVVYTRVLDEHLEVAFEVIADMLTRPAFREVEQERQVILEEIVMYEDDPGDLVNDLISEAVFPDQPLGRPVIGTREVIASVPDDDLRAFHRGHYTAGNIVVAASGSIDQGRLVELSERYLGGLGETTETHEVVPGAPGAPTIVSRVKPTEQYHLALGGPGLDRSDDRRHAMGVLDVILGGSMSSRLFQEIREKRGLAYSVGTYSVGYADTGQVGVYLGTREDNLAEAAEIVGREMSRMGSEPVPAEELSRAREHLKGRLVLGLESPATRMHRNGRAVLSGTELLEVDEIMERIEAVTADDVGAVAREFWNPSRMSVAAIGPNDDVVRTAAGRLAPQGVEA